The Bacillota bacterium genomic sequence GTGCACACCCGGTCGTCCTGGCCGTACAGGTAAGCGCCGGGCCGGTACTCCTCCACGCCGGTGGCCACCAGGACACAGCCGTGCTCCACCGTCACCTCCCCACCAGGCAGGCGCAGGCGGGTGGTGAAGTGCCCCTGGTGACCTGAGACCTCCGCCACCTCGGCTTGCGTAAACACGGTGATACGGGGGTCCTCCATCACCCGCCCCACGAGATCCGCCAGCAAGGCAGCCACATCCTGCCCTTCGATGGTGCGGCGCAGGCGCAGGAGCTGGCCGCCCAGGCGGTCGGAGCGCTCCACCAGGTAGCAGGGGAAACCCTGGGCGGACAGGGCCAGGGCGGCGGCCATCCCGGCCGGGCCGCCCCCGATGACGAGAGCCTTCTGCACCACGGGTACCGCCTGCATGGTGAGCGGGGTCAGTGTGCGGGCCTTGGCCACCGCCATGGCCACCAGGTCTTTGGCCTTCTCGGTAGCAGCATCGGGGACCTCCCGGTGCACCCACGAGCACTGGTCGCGGATGTTGGCCATCTCGAAGAGGAACTGGTTGAGGCCAGCCTCACGCAGGGTCTCCCGAAAGAGGGACTGGTGGGTGCGCAGGGAGCAGGAAGCCACCACCACGCGGTTGAGTCCTTTCTCTGCGATGGCCTCCCGGATGCGCTGCAGGCTGTCCTGGGAGCAGGTGTACGTGAACTCCTGGGCGTGGGCCACCCCGGGCAGGCCGGCGGCAAATTGCACCACGGCGGGGACGTCCACCACGCCCCCGATATTGATACCACACCTGCACACGAACACCCCCACCCGCGGCTCCTCGCCCCGCACGTCCCGCTCGGGAGGATAGGTCTTGGGGGTAACCTGAGTACCCCGGCCCGGCGCGAGCAGCGCGTGCGCGCAGGCAGCAGCCGCGGATGCCCCCACCAGGCTCTCGGGAATGTCGCGGGGACCCGCAAACGCCCCGGCCAGGAACACCCCCGGCCGGGTAGAAAGGGCCGTGAAAACGGGGTCGGTGCGCGCAAAACCGTACTCGTCCAGTTCGATCCCCGCCGCCCTCGCCAGCTCCTGTGCCCCCGCCGGCGGCCGCGCCCCCACTGCCAGCACCACCAGGTCAAACTCCTCCTGCTCCAGGCGCTGGCCTGACCAGTAGCGAATAATGAGGTTGCGGGTGACAGGGTCTTCCTTGACCGCCGAGATCATGCTGCGCACGTAGCGGACTCCGTGGGCTTTGGCCTGCTCGATGTAGCGGTCAAACCCCTTGCCGTAGGCGCGCAGATCCAGGTAAAACACGGTGGGCTCGATGTCGGGGTCGTGCTCGCGGGCGATGATGGCCTCCTTGGCCGTGTACATGCAGCACACGGCCGAGCAGTACTCGGCGCAGGCGGTGTCCCGCGATCCCACACACTGGATGAACGCAACCCGCCGCGGCCGCTTTCCGTCCGAAGGCCGCACCACCTTCCCCGCCGTGGGCCCGGTAGCGGAAAGGTACCGCTCGAACTCCATGCTGGTGAGCACGTTGGGGTACACCGACCAGCCGTACTCCAGGGCACCTTCCGCCTCAAAGAGCCCCATGCCGGGGGCCAGGATCACGGCCCCCACCGGGATCTCCACGACGCGGGTCTGCTGGGTATGGTCAATGGCCTGCTTTTTGCATGCGGACACGCACTGCAGGCACTCGGAGCAAATGCCGCAGTTCAGGCAGCGAGAAGCCTCCCGTTGGGCTTCCTCGGGCGTGTACCCCAGGTACACCTCCCGGAAGTCCTGCACCCGCTCTGCGGGCGACGCCAGGCGCTGCTTGAGTCGGGGCGTGGCCTGCACCAGGACTCCCTCCGGCGGACCCAGCTTTTCGGACCGGGGGGCGACCCGCCCCGCGCGCAGGTCCAGCCCCTGCAAGTACCGCCGGATGGATTCCGCCGCCTCGTGCCCATCCGCCACCGCATCCACAATGGACGGCTTCCCGCCCGCCCCGTCCCCGCAGGCAAACACGCCCGGCCGGGACGTGGCCCGGGTCACGGGATCGGCGGCGATGAAGCCGCGGGCATCCAGTTCCACCCCCTGCGCGGAGAGGAACCCGGCATCGGGGGCCTGGCCGATGGCCAGGATGACGTGGTCGGCCTCCAGGAACGTCTGCACGGAATCATCGAACTCGGGCCGGAAGCGGCCCTGCTCGTCGAACACCCGGGTGCACCGGCGCAGGCGCACGCCGCGGATGCGGTCGCCCTCCCTCACCACCTCCACGGGACCCCACGAGGTGTGGATCTGGATGCCCTCTTCTTCCGCTTCCTCTATTTCCCAGGGGTGGGCGGGCATCTCCGCGCGCGACTCCAGGCAGGCCATGGCCACGGCCGATGCCCCCAGCCGGCGGGCGCAGCGGGCGGCATCCACCGCCACGTTGCCTCCCCCGATCACCACCACCCGGCCCTCGAGTTGGGGACGCGGCCCCAGCTTGGCCCGGTTCAGGAAAGGCAGGGCCAGTTCCACGCCCGGGCCACCTGTGCCCGGGATGGCAAGTCCCCGTCCTTTGGGAGTGCCCAGGGCCAGCAACACGGCCCGGTAGCCCTGGGCGAAGAGGTCGTCGAGGGAGAAGTCGGTGCCCAGCCTGGTGTTGCCCCGGAACTCCATCCCGTGGGAGAGGATCCAGGCCGTTTCCTTCTCCACCAGGGCGGCCGGCAGCCGGTACTCGGGGATGGCCGAACGCAGCATGCCGCCGGGGGCCGGCTGGGCGTCAAAGACAGCAACCCGGTACCCCTCCCGCGCCAGGTCCAGGGCAGCGGCCAGACCGGCCGGGCCTGCCCCCACCACCGCCACCTTCTCATCCCGCCAGGTGGAGGGTAACTGGGGCTCGTCGTACCAGCCGTAGTCGGCAGCCGCCCGCTTCAACACCGCTATGGAAAGGGGCTCATCGAACTGGCCCCGGTTGCATTCGGATTCGCAGGGGTGGTGGCAGGCCCGCCCGCAGATGGAGGCAAAGGGCTGCCGGCGCCGCACCACCTCCAGGGCCTCCCGGAACTTGCCCTGCGCAATGAGGGCCACGTACCCCTGCACGTTGCATCCGGCCGGGCAGGTAGCTCGGCAGGGCGGGGTCCCCCGCTTCTCGATGGCATAGGCGTTGGGGACCGCCTGGGGAAAATACTTGTAGATGGCCTTACGCTCGGCCAGGCCCAGGTTAAAGCGATCCCTGACGGTCACGGGGCACGCCGAGGCGCAATCGCCGCAACCCGTGCACTGGCGCACGTCCACGTAGCGGGCCTGTTCTTTCACCAGAGCCCGGAAGTTACCGGCCTCGCCTTCCAGCCCCACCAGGGTGCTCATGGTGTGGAGTACGATGTTGGGGTGGTTCTGGCAATCCGTCATCTTGGGCCCCAGCAGGCACATGGCGCAGTCGTTGGTGGGGAAGGTCTTGTCGAGCTGCGCCATGCGCCCCCCGATGGAGGGCTCCGCCGTGACCAGGTGGACCAGGAAGCCGGCAGAAGCCAGGTCCAGGGCCGCCTGCATGCCGGCGATCCCCGCCCCCACCACCAGCACCGACCCCAGCGGTACGGCGCCCTCACCCCCTGCCCCGAGCCACACCTCGCCCGGCACAACCACGTTTTCACGCGCTTCACTCATGGTACCATCTCCCCGGGGGCACCGCGCCCCCATTCCTGACCACCTGCACAGGAGATGCGATGTCAGCGGGCAATAGCCGGGGGTCCCCCGGAGACCAGCAATGGGCGGGCATCGACCAGGTGGGCTCCCAGCCAGCGCTCCGCCTCGGACAGGCCCAGGGCCACCCCGACGGCTTCCGTGATGTAGAGCACGGGCATGGGGGGCGACTCGCTCTGGCGAGAGTCAATGTTGGCGTGGCACATGGGACATGCCGTCACCAGGGCCACTGCCCCCGCCCGCCGGGCCTGCCTGATCAGTTCGTTCACCAGGACCTCCACCACCGGCGCGTGAGAAATGGTGAGGGAGGCCCCGCAGCAATCGGTCTTGTACGACCAGGGGCGCACCTCGGCCCCGATGGCCTCCAGGATGCGATCCATCAATACCGGCTGCTCGGGGCGGTCGAATCCCACCTGGGCAGAAGGCCGGGCCAGCAGACAACCGTAGTACGGAACTACAGGCACCCGCCAGGGGAATTTGACCCTGGCCCGGATGGTATCGAGCACCCGGGAACCGGCCAGCACTTCCAGCACGTGCCGCACGGCCACCTTGCCCCGGTAGGGCCGCCCCAGTCCCCCCTCCACCAGATGGGCCGCCTCGCGGGCCTCCTCTTCGCCAGCCCGCCAGGCCGCATCCGCTCCCTTCAACACGTTGTAACAGGCGGCGCAGGGGACCAGTACCTCTTCCGCCACCCCTTCCGCCAGCACCAGGTTGCGCAGCCCCAGGGCCCGGGCCAGGGGACCGGGGCGGGTATGGGCAGAAGAGGACCCGCAACAGGTCCAGCCCGGCACTTCCCGCAGGCCGATGCCCAAGGCGGCACACACCGCCCGGGTGGAGGCATCGAATTCCCACCCCGTGGAGTGCAGCGAGCACCCGGGGTAGTACGCCATCATTCCAGTTCACCCCCCGCCTGCCGCTTCCGGTACCGTACGCCTTCGCGAAAGAGACGGGCCAGGTCGCGCCGGCCGGGCGCCAGGGAGGGGACCAGGCGCAGCTTGCGGCGGGCCATCATCCTGAGCCCCATGGGAACGTCCTGGGTAAAGGTGCCGGTACGAAGCTTGTACTCGGCCATCATCCCCAGCTCATAGGCCCGCCCGAAGCGCCTCACCATACCCAGGAAAGCGTCGTGGAACGCCGCCACCTGGGGATCTTCCACCCGGTCTTCTTCCTTTGCCATGGCCTTGATGGCGTCCAGCACCCGGCTACCGTCGATACCGTTGGGGCAACGCTCGTAACAGGTACGGCAGCCCGAGCACAACCACACCAGCCGGGACGCCAGGGCCACATCCCGCAGCCCCAGTTGCAGCGCCCGCACCAGCCCGCTCAGGGGCAGGTCCGATACGAAGGTGACCGGGCACCCCCCCGAGCACTTGTGGCACTGGTAGCAGGAGTTGATGTCCTGACCGCTGCGCTCCCTGATCTCATCGGCCAGGGTCACCACTCCACCTCCTCCCGCTCCACCGAGGGGAAAAGCCGCAGGTCGGTGTGAGGCAAGAACAGCGCGGACACGAACTCGTCCATGAAAGAGCTCCCCACCGAAAGCTCCAGGTAGGTGATGCCCTGCGCCACCTTCTCTGCTTCCTGCCAGGCCCGCCCGGAAAGCAGGGCCAGGCGCGCCCCCTTCACGGAAGCGTTACCCAGGAACACGAACTTCTCCGGCGGCAGGTCGGGCAAGAGACCGATCTTGACGGCTTCCCTGATATTGAGGTAATTGCCAAATCCGCCGGCGATCCAGACCTTCTCCACGGCATCCTGCTCCATGTCCACGGAGCGCAGAAGGGTCCTGATCCCGGCGTACACAGCACCCTTGGACCGCAACAGGTTTTTGACGTCCGACTCGGTGATGACCACGTCCCGTCCGCTGCTGGACTCCCGGCGCCAGGCCAGCACGTACTCGGGCCCTTCTTCTCCCCAGCGTACCCGCGGCGACGAAACCCGCTGGAAGTTGCCGGCCCTGTCGATGACACCGGCCCGCCACATCTTGGCGAGGACGTCCACCAGCCCCGAGCCACAGATGCCCAGCGGCTTTTCACCCCCCACGGTGTGCACCCGCACCTCCAGGGTTTCCGGATCGATGGCCACCCCATCTATGGCTCCCGCGGTGGCCCGCATGCCGCAGGTTATCCCCGAGCCCTCGAAGGCGGGTCCGGCCGAGCAGGCACACCCCACCAGGAAGTCCCGGCCACCCAGCACCATCTCCCCGTTGGTGCCGATGTCGATGTAAAGGCCGATCCCGGGCAGGTGGTGCATGTCGGCCACCAGCAGCCCGGCCACGATATCCCCGCCCAGGTAAGAGGCCACCGCCGGCATGCAGCGCACGGGAGCTTCTGGGTGCACCTTGAGGCCGAGTTCAGCCGCCTTCACCACAGGAAAGCGGGCGGCGGCGGGGATGTACGGTTCAAGGCGCAAGTACTTGGGGGACACCCCCAGGAAGAAGTGGGTCATGGTGGTGTTGCCGGCCGCCACCACCGCCTGGATGTCGGTGGGCCACAGGTTGTGGCGAGCCAGCAGGCGATCGATGAGTTCGTTGACCGTGGCCACGGCGGCCTGCTGCAACTGCTCCAGGCCCCGCTCTTCCCGTACGGAGTGGATGATGCGCGTGATGACGTCATCCCCGTACCGGATTTGGTGGTTGTAAGTACCTACCCGATCCAGGGTTTCACCGGTAACCAGGTCCACCAGGTGGGCGGCCACCGTGGTGGTGCCGATGTCCACCGCCAGGCCATACGCCGGGCGGATAGCTTCCCCCGGTTCCACGTGTACGATTTCCGCGCGGCCGTCCCCCAGGTCGGCCAGGGTGCAGGTCACCCGGAAATTGTCCCGGCGCAGGACTTCGGGCAGCTCACGCAGCACGTTAAGGTTCGTGGTCACTTCCCCAAAACCGCTGGCGGGGACCAGTTTGGATACCAGCCTGGTGAGATCGGCGGCGTTTTCTACCAGGGTGGGAGGAGTAAGGGAGAGGGTGTACTTGCGGCAGAAGGGCTGAAGCCCGTACTGCACCAGCACGTCCGTCTCCTTTTCCTGCAGGAGCCGGGACGGTGCATCCAGCAATACCTGCTGGGTAGTCTCGATGCGGGCCTCGGGCGGGATTTCCACCACCAGGTCTTCCTCCACCCTGGTACGGCAGGCGAGCACGTACCCCAGGCGGCGGAACTTGGGAGCCATGTTGCCCTCCCCTACCCGTGCCTTCCCCGAGCGGATGGCCACCAGGCAGCGGCCGCAGACGCCCTCGCCCCCGCAGCCCGACTTGATCTCCAACCCCGCCAGGGCCGCCGCCTGCAAAAGGTCAGTGCCGGCGGGAACGCTCACCGTCACGTTGTCGGGGAGGAATCTGACCTGTACCCTGCCCATCACAACCCCAGCTTTTCCGCGATATCCGTCACCGCCCGCCAGGCGGGTGCTTCCGCCGACAACTCGAACAGTGGCCGGCCCTTCAAGTCGTACTCGACCACCATCTCGTCGTAAGGGATGACCCCTACCGGGTCAATCCCCAGACACTGCATTTCTTCCCTCAGCGCCCGCTCGTCGCCATCGCGAGCCATGGAGAGCACGAACTCCACCCGGCCGGAGACCACCCCCAGCGAGCGTGCCAGGCGGGCTA encodes the following:
- a CDS encoding ASKHA domain-containing protein; this translates as MGRVQVRFLPDNVTVSVPAGTDLLQAAALAGLEIKSGCGGEGVCGRCLVAIRSGKARVGEGNMAPKFRRLGYVLACRTRVEEDLVVEIPPEARIETTQQVLLDAPSRLLQEKETDVLVQYGLQPFCRKYTLSLTPPTLVENAADLTRLVSKLVPASGFGEVTTNLNVLRELPEVLRRDNFRVTCTLADLGDGRAEIVHVEPGEAIRPAYGLAVDIGTTTVAAHLVDLVTGETLDRVGTYNHQIRYGDDVITRIIHSVREERGLEQLQQAAVATVNELIDRLLARHNLWPTDIQAVVAAGNTTMTHFFLGVSPKYLRLEPYIPAAARFPVVKAAELGLKVHPEAPVRCMPAVASYLGGDIVAGLLVADMHHLPGIGLYIDIGTNGEMVLGGRDFLVGCACSAGPAFEGSGITCGMRATAGAIDGVAIDPETLEVRVHTVGGEKPLGICGSGLVDVLAKMWRAGVIDRAGNFQRVSSPRVRWGEEGPEYVLAWRRESSSGRDVVITESDVKNLLRSKGAVYAGIRTLLRSVDMEQDAVEKVWIAGGFGNYLNIREAVKIGLLPDLPPEKFVFLGNASVKGARLALLSGRAWQEAEKVAQGITYLELSVGSSFMDEFVSALFLPHTDLRLFPSVEREEVEW
- a CDS encoding CoB--CoM heterodisulfide reductase iron-sulfur subunit B family protein, producing the protein MMAYYPGCSLHSTGWEFDASTRAVCAALGIGLREVPGWTCCGSSSAHTRPGPLARALGLRNLVLAEGVAEEVLVPCAACYNVLKGADAAWRAGEEEAREAAHLVEGGLGRPYRGKVAVRHVLEVLAGSRVLDTIRARVKFPWRVPVVPYYGCLLARPSAQVGFDRPEQPVLMDRILEAIGAEVRPWSYKTDCCGASLTISHAPVVEVLVNELIRQARRAGAVALVTACPMCHANIDSRQSESPPMPVLYITEAVGVALGLSEAERWLGAHLVDARPLLVSGGPPAIAR
- a CDS encoding FAD-dependent oxidoreductase yields the protein MSEARENVVVPGEVWLGAGGEGAVPLGSVLVVGAGIAGMQAALDLASAGFLVHLVTAEPSIGGRMAQLDKTFPTNDCAMCLLGPKMTDCQNHPNIVLHTMSTLVGLEGEAGNFRALVKEQARYVDVRQCTGCGDCASACPVTVRDRFNLGLAERKAIYKYFPQAVPNAYAIEKRGTPPCRATCPAGCNVQGYVALIAQGKFREALEVVRRRQPFASICGRACHHPCESECNRGQFDEPLSIAVLKRAAADYGWYDEPQLPSTWRDEKVAVVGAGPAGLAAALDLAREGYRVAVFDAQPAPGGMLRSAIPEYRLPAALVEKETAWILSHGMEFRGNTRLGTDFSLDDLFAQGYRAVLLALGTPKGRGLAIPGTGGPGVELALPFLNRAKLGPRPQLEGRVVVIGGGNVAVDAARCARRLGASAVAMACLESRAEMPAHPWEIEEAEEEGIQIHTSWGPVEVVREGDRIRGVRLRRCTRVFDEQGRFRPEFDDSVQTFLEADHVILAIGQAPDAGFLSAQGVELDARGFIAADPVTRATSRPGVFACGDGAGGKPSIVDAVADGHEAAESIRRYLQGLDLRAGRVAPRSEKLGPPEGVLVQATPRLKQRLASPAERVQDFREVYLGYTPEEAQREASRCLNCGICSECLQCVSACKKQAIDHTQQTRVVEIPVGAVILAPGMGLFEAEGALEYGWSVYPNVLTSMEFERYLSATGPTAGKVVRPSDGKRPRRVAFIQCVGSRDTACAEYCSAVCCMYTAKEAIIAREHDPDIEPTVFYLDLRAYGKGFDRYIEQAKAHGVRYVRSMISAVKEDPVTRNLIIRYWSGQRLEQEEFDLVVLAVGARPPAGAQELARAAGIELDEYGFARTDPVFTALSTRPGVFLAGAFAGPRDIPESLVGASAAAACAHALLAPGRGTQVTPKTYPPERDVRGEEPRVGVFVCRCGINIGGVVDVPAVVQFAAGLPGVAHAQEFTYTCSQDSLQRIREAIAEKGLNRVVVASCSLRTHQSLFRETLREAGLNQFLFEMANIRDQCSWVHREVPDAATEKAKDLVAMAVAKARTLTPLTMQAVPVVQKALVIGGGPAGMAAALALSAQGFPCYLVERSDRLGGQLLRLRRTIEGQDVAALLADLVGRVMEDPRITVFTQAEVAEVSGHQGHFTTRLRLPGGEVTVEHGCVLVATGVEEYRPGAYLYGQDDRVCTVTELEGQLATLEREGSRPPWRQVVFIQCVGSRDAERAYCSRVCCAQTLKNALWLKRLAPRCHVVVLYRDMRSYGFLEKYYREARSLGISFLPYPDDAPPVLQKEEERLWLGTVDSASGRRIELHPDLVALATAVVPASGAKELASLLKVPLGEGGFFLETHIKMGPLDFPSAGIYLCGGAHWPKSLQEAISQAQGAAARAAVVLSKESLWVGGVVSVVDESRCAACLTCVRVCPYHVPFINARGVAQIEAVQCQGCGMCAAECPARAIQLGNYRFDQMEAKLAGLP
- a CDS encoding 4Fe-4S dicluster domain-containing protein, with the protein product MTLADEIRERSGQDINSCYQCHKCSGGCPVTFVSDLPLSGLVRALQLGLRDVALASRLVWLCSGCRTCYERCPNGIDGSRVLDAIKAMAKEEDRVEDPQVAAFHDAFLGMVRRFGRAYELGMMAEYKLRTGTFTQDVPMGLRMMARRKLRLVPSLAPGRRDLARLFREGVRYRKRQAGGELE